A stretch of the Clarias gariepinus isolate MV-2021 ecotype Netherlands chromosome 26, CGAR_prim_01v2, whole genome shotgun sequence genome encodes the following:
- the and1 gene encoding actinodin1 gives MAHLRRSSFSHLWTGFVLTTVIFAELLLAVPLTRPSTEHEKIHAQLSSKRLSRNRRNISWYKQHSDFWNWYKFFTDSGNQQGVADLDRLYLTYLQDKNRAESQRSYKLYLQHLGEIYKSCAESDDQNCVASYLSRPKAKAEPQRPAPVRSCDPLRDPQCLYALGYRAYPYVASAKSPAPAPPPAPAPVKTPAFIRAPVVKDPSSSQYYYAPMAQPLLSAEQKAELLRICGAEDVECLQYHYRGAYGYRPAGIPSPSYTHLGSSSQKVQNAPASLYHRHTSCDPRVDPYCAYAAQKSEAPSSPAALERFCNPLYEDNCNPLTATKTAQPEDPKDDPASVAGTMQELQKPQYDPYSMFRDAAAASSAMRRLPSAPRQIPHHPQPPNMEENTESFGPPGKTKEGYDCFIGYDEECYPVGTQNAPKIVPQRQVPHSMDNYEPHLNAEGIRKGVIEPDPHCDPEYDRNCRLRRLEPEAEEPESYFSRKDDREHQEPREETFPHEDQREEVYPEQQQYDRYMSGQEDPYASYDQPNPGSINFQDILKAYAGRFPNQEHHRAYTGDYKKK, from the exons ATGGCTCATCTGAGAAGATCATCCTTCTCTCACCTGTGGACGGGATTTGTGTTGACTACAGTAATATTCGCAG AGTTGCTCCTGGCTGTTCCACTGACCCGGCCCTCCACTGAACACG AGAAGATCCATGCCCAGCTCTCTTCTAAGAGGCTCAGTCGCAATCGAAGGAACATTAGCTGGTACAAACAACACTCTGACTTCTGGAACTGGTACAAATTTTTCACAGACTCAGGAAACCAGCAAGGA GTTGCAGACCTGGATCGTTTATATCTGACGTACCTGCAGGACAAGAACCGTGCCGAATCTCAACGCTCCTACAAGCTCTACCTCCAGCATCTGGGTGAGATCTACAAGTCATGTGCTGAGTCTGATGATCAAAACTGTGTGGCTTCATACCTTAGCAGGCCCAAAGCTAAGGCTGAGCCACAGAGACCAGCACCAGTTAGGTCCTGTGATCCTTTGCGGGACCCACAATGTCTCTATGCTCTGGGATACAGAGCTTATCCGTATGTGGCCTCTGCAAAGTCGCCagctcctgctcctcctcctgctcctgcACCAGTTAAAACTCCGGCCTTCATCCGAGCCCCTGTGGTGAAGGACCCAAGTTCTAGCCAGTACTATTATGCCCCCATGGCACAGCCCTTACTGTCTGCTGAGCAGAAAGCTGAGCTGTTGCGTATTTGTGGTGCTGAAGATGTTGAGTGTCTGCAGTACCACTACCGTGGTGCTTATGGTTACAGACCTGCTGGCATCCCATCTCCATCCTACACTCATCTAGGCTCTTCCTCGCAGAAAGTTCAGAATGCCCCAGCCAGCTTGTACCATCGCCATACCAGCTGCGACCCCCGCGTCGACCCGTATTGTGCTTATGCTGCTCAGAAATCAGAGGCACCGTCTTCTCCAGCTGCCCTCGAGAGGTTCTGCAACCCGCTATATGAAGACAATTGCAACCCACTGACGGCTACCAAGACGGCTCAACCAGAAGATCCCAAAGATGATCCAGCTTCTGTTGCAGGCACTATGCAGGAGCTGCAAAAACCCCAGTATGATCCCTATAGCATGTTCCGGGATGCTGCTGCAGCTTCTTCTGCCATGCGCAGGCTTCCATCTGCTCCACGCCAAATTCCACATCACCCCCAGCCTCCTAATATGGAGGAGAACACCGAATCATTTGGACCTCCTGGAAAGACCAAGGAGGGCTATGATTGCTTTATTGGCTACGACGAAGAGTGCTACCCAGTCGGAACGCAGAATGCCCCCAAAATAGTGCCGCAAAGGCAGGTTCCACATTCAATGGACAACTACGAGCCTCACCTTAATGCAGAAGGCATCAGAAAGGGCGTGATTGAACCTGATCCTCACTGCGACCCAGAGTATGACAGAAATTGCCGTCTGCGTCGCTTAGAGCCTGAAGCTGAGGAGCCAGAAAGTTACTTTTCCCGCAAGGATGATCGTGAGCACCAGGAACCCAGAGAGGAAACTTTTCCACATGAGGATCAGAGAGAGGAGGTCTACCCTGAGCAGCAGCAGTATGACCGCTACATGAGCGGCCAGGAGGATCCCTACGCCTCCTACGATCAGCCAAATCCAGGTTCCATCAACTTCCAGGACATCCTGAAGGCATATGCAGGTCGCTTCCCAAACCAGGAGCATCATCGTGCCTACACGGGAGACTACAAGAAGAAGTAA